Below is a genomic region from Leptospira venezuelensis.
ACTAATTTTAGTGCTCTTTCTGCCAAGTTTCCGTGACCGATCTCTCTACGACCTGGTCCGGAAGATCTTCTTACTTCTCCTACTGAGAACGCAGGGAAGTTATAATGAAGCATGAAGTTCTTTTCTTTCTGGCCTTCCAATGTTTCATAACGTTGGTTGTCAGATGCAGTTCCAAGAGTTACAGTTCCTAAAGACTGGGTTTGTCCTCTTGTAAATACTGCAGAACCGTGAACTCCAGGAAGAGGGCTCATCTCTACGCTGATATTTCGGATCTCGTCCAACTTTCTTCCGTCGAAACGAACTCCTTCTTTTAATACCTGCTCTCTTACGATCTCATACTCGAGTTCATGTAAGAAGTTTTTGATGTCCTTGATCTTTTCGGATTCCGATACTGTCTCTTTGAAGTGTTCTACAACTTCTTTATTTGCATTAGAGATTTCTTTATTACGAGAAGCTTTATCTGCAGTCTTGTTTGCAGAAGAGATCTTATCGAATGCATATTTACGAACTTCGCCTAAAAGAGTATCATCTTTTATTTTAAGTTTAACTTCTTTTTTAACTACAGCGAGTTCTTTCGCCCAGGATTCTTGAAGTTCTACAAATTTAACGATATGTTGGTGTGCAAATTTTAATGCTTCTAACATTTCAGCGTTAGATAATTCTTTTGCTTCACCTTCGATCATAACGATATGAGTTTTAGTTCCTGCAACAACCAGGTCCAGATCTGAATTCAAGATCTCTTTGTTACCTGGGTTAATTACGAGTTCTCCGTTAATTCTTCCTACTCTTGCTCCAGCAATCGGACCATTAAAAGGAATATTAGAGATCGTTAATGCTGCAGAAGCTGCATTTAGAGCGTGACCAGCTGTAGAAATTTCATTATCAGCCGAAAGAACAGTTACTTGTAACTGAACTTCGCAGAAATATCCTTCAGGAAAAAGAGGACGGATCGGTCTATCGATGATCCTTGAATTCAAAACCTCATGCTCATAAGGTTTTGCTTCTCTTTTGAAATATCCGCCTGGGAATCTACCTACTGAATAAACTTTTTCAGAATATTCGCAAGTAAGTGGGAAGAAGTCTTGGCCTTCTTTAGGTTCGTCTGCGGCACAAACAGTTGCTAATAAAACAAGATTTCCAGTTTTATATACTACGGACCCGTGGGCTTGCTTCGCCCAATCTCCCGTTTCGAGAGTGATTGAATCACGGCCAAATTGGCCATTAATAGTTTTAGCCATGAGTGGACTCCTGATTACTTACGGAGTCCGAGAGTTTCGATCAGTTTTTTGTAACGGTCCAGATTTTGGCGTTTTAGATATTCCAATAATTTTTTACGTTTGCTTACTAATTTAAGAAGGCCAGTTTTAGAATGAAAATCTTTCTTATGAGTTTTAAAATGCTCGTTAAGATCTTTGATCTGAGCGTCTAGAAGGGCGACTTGAACTTCCGTTGAACCGGTATCCCCCTGTGCTTTTGCAAATGTGGATATAATTTGCTTCTTTTGTTCCGTAGTTACCATAGTTTGATTGTACCTGTTGCCAATTTTCGGGGGCCTAGGCCCCTGTCCAAGCTAAATTTTAGAAAAGACCTTCAAATATTTATAAGAAAGGCTTCCAGGAAGCCCCTCTCTTCTGCAATACGCCAAAATCTCTCCTTCTGGAGAGGTAAGTAGGAAGTCATGAGCTGGAATCCAGTCCAGTTTGATCTTTTTCCCGTGAAAAACGTCTTTTACCTCGGTACTCGGGATTTCAACAGAAGGAATGTCCAGAATCTCTTCTGGAGGGTGGATGATTGCTTTCCCAAGTAGAAGTGCCTCATACGTATCAGCCTGTTCAAGCTTGAGTTTACCCACCTTAGTCCTATTCAAGGACTTAAGACACATTGGGATCCCTGCTTCTTCTGCTATGTCCATGACTAGCTTACGGATATAAGTTCCACCCGAAACTCTTGTCTTTAGCTTAAATCCTTCCGGACAGAAGTCTCCAGCAGTGAACTCAAATATTTTAATCTTACGAATGCTTGGTGGAACAGAGATCCCTTCTCTAAATAATTTGGCTCTTCTCTGCCCTTGAACTTTGAGTGCAGAAACTTCAGGCGCAACCTGTTCTTCCCAGCTGGAAACCTTAGAGAGAACCTCTTCCAACTTGGGCAAAGATTCCTGATACCATTTTTGAATCTTAGAAGTTTCCCAATCTTCAACCACCAAACCTTCTCTGTCACCAGAGTCTGTGGAGAAGCCAAACTGAACGTCCGCCTCATACTCTTTGTCTTTGCCTAAAAATACTTGGGAGAAACTTGTAGAAGTGCCTACAGGAAGGACCATCAAACCAGATGCAGCCTTATCTAAAGTGCCGGTATGTCCTACTTTTTTGAGTCCGAGAGTCTTTTTGGCTTTTAAAACCAGATCGGAAGAAGTCATTCCAATTGGTTTATCTAAGAGCAAAAATCCGAATTCAGTCCGGATTTGTTGGTTTTCTCGTAAGTCGGAGGGATTCATCTAAACCTTGGATATATTCTTCGTCCCAAACAAAACTCATCCGAGGTGTGATCCTTAGATTGAGTTTTGTGGAAAGAGTCGCGGCAAATTTACCCGAGGCACTATTTAATCCAGCGAGTAATTTTTCCTTTTTTTTGTCCGTAACGATAGCCGTAACGTACACCTTTAGATTTTTGGAATCGTCTGAGAGTTCCGATCTGTGAACGGAAACCATATGGACCCGAGGGTCCTTGACTTTTCCGGCCAGGATCATCATGGCGACGGTCCGAACCGTCTCCGCTTCGATTTTCCTTTTACGGATCGGATTCACTCTAACACTACTCCAGTTTCCGTTTTACTACTGTGACAGTATAAGCTTCGATCGTATCGCCTGTTTTGAAGTCGTTGTAATTTTCCAACTGGATACCACATTCGAAATTGTTCACTACTTCGTTGACTTCGTCTTTGAATCTTCGAAGAGACTTGAGCTTTCCGTCGAATACTTGGACTCCATCGCTGATCACGCGAATACCAGAAGCTTTTGTGATCTTTCCGGAAGTAACCATACAACCTGCGATATTTCCGATCTTGGAAACTTTGAAAACTTCTCTGATCTCTGCAGTTCCGATAACTTCTTCGATCCTTTCCGGTTCAAGAAGTCCTTCCATTGCCATCTTGATCTCATCCACAACCTGATAAATGATGTTGTAGTATTTGATCTGAACGCCTTCTTTCTCGGCGAGTGCAATGGTTTTAGGATTCGCACGAACATGGAAACCGATTACGATCGCGTTAGAAGCAGATGCAAGCATCACGTCCATATCCACGATTGCTCCCGCTCCGGACTGAATCACATTCAGTTTTACATCCGAAGTAGAAAGTTTTTCCAGGGCTTCCTTGATCGCTTCCGCAGAACCACGAACGTCTGCTTTGATAATTACTTTCAGTTCTTTTAAAGCACCCTGTTTGATGAACTCGTTCATGTTTTCCAGAGTGACTTTGGAACCTGCAGCTCCTGCGTTTCCAATTCTTTCGAATTCGATACGGTGTTGAGAGATGTTTCTTGCTTCCTTCTCATCTTCTACAGAGTCGAAAGGTGCTCCTGCATCAGGAACTCCGTCAAGTCCAGTAACCTGAACAGGGAAAGCAGGTCCTGCTTCCTTGATCAGATGACCATAGTCGTCATACATCGCACGAACTCTACCGGAGAATACGCCGGCAACAAACGGATCACCAACTCTTAGGGTTCCGTTTTGGATAAGAACTGTTGCAACTGCTCCGCGGCCCGGATCCAGTTTTGCTTCTACAATCGTACCTTTTGCTCTACGTTTAGGATTCGCTTTTAGATCCAGAACTTCTGCTTGTAGAAGTACTGATTCTAAAAGTTTATCGATCCCGATATTCTCTTTCGCAGAGATCTTGCAATACATTGTGTCCCCGCCCCATTCTTCCGATTGAAGTCCATGGTTGGCGAGTTCCTGCATGATCTTATCAGGATTTGCAGAAGGTAGATCCACTTTGTTGATCGCAACTATGATAGGAACTTTTGCATCTTTTGCGTGAGACAATGCTTCCAAAGTTTGAGGCATCACTCCGTCGTCAGCAGCAACCACTAAGATCACGATATCCGTAACCTTGGCTCCCCTTGCTCTCATAGATGTAAATGCTTCGTGACCAGGAGTATCCAGGAAGGTGATTTCCCCTCTGGAAGTTTTTACCTGATAAGCACCGATATGTTGTGTAATTCCACCGGACTCTGTATCGATGACGGAAGACTTACGGATGGTATCCAATAATCTTGTCTTACCATGGTCAACGTGACCCATGATGGTAACGACTGGAGGTCTATGAATATAATCTTCAGGACTGTCTTTTTCTTCGTCGATTAGAGTTTCTTCATATAGAGAAACTACTTTTACTTTACAGCCATACTCATCTGCAAGGAGAGCAGCTGTTTCAGCATCGATGATATTATTGATGGTCACCATCATTCCCATTTTCATGAGTTTTCCGATGACATCTCCCGGCTTAAGATTCATTTTCTTAGCCAGTTCTCCTACTTGGACATTCTCCAAAAGAGTAATCTCTTTCGGAACGGATACGCCTGTAGGCCCACTTACTTTCTGTTTTCTATAGGATTGACGGAAGAATTTAGAATTTTCAGATCCTTCCTGACCTTCTGGTCTTCCGCCTCTATCTTTATCATTACGTTTTTTACCGGAAGGAACTCCTCTTCCGCCTTCAACAGGTCCTAAACCTGGAGGTGGAGCTCCCGTACCAGGGCCGCCTCTAAATCCGCCACCCTGACCTGGACCACCTCGGAAACCGCCGCCTTGGCCTCCGCCTGGACCACCACGATATCCGCCACCGCCTTGACCACCTTGGCCTCCACGATAACCGCCACCGCCTTGACCACCTTGGCCTCCACGATATCCGCCGCCACCTTGACCGCCTTGGTAACCACCGCCTTGACCACCCTGGCCTCCGCGATAACCGCCGCCACCTTGACCGCCTTGGTAACCACCGCCTTGACCACCCTGGCCTCCGCGATATCCGCCGCCACCTTGACCGCCTTGGTAACCACCGCCTTGACCACCCTGGCCTCCGCGATATCCGCCGCCACCTTGACCGCCTTGGTAACCACCGCCTTGACCACCCTGGCCTCCGCGATATCCACCACCGCCTTCACGGTCTTGGTATCCTTGGTTTCCGTCTTGGCGATTTCCTCGGTAATTTCCTTCGCCACCTTCACGGTTTTGGGTCGGGAATGTTGGCCTCTGACTTGGACGAGATACTATAATATTATTGTCTTCTCTCTGGAATGGAGGTCTACCTTCTCCCAGAATATGTTCTGGAGGAGCAGATCTTGGAACCGGAGGTTCTTGGCGAGTGCTTGGTTCCGGAAAGAGAGGTTCTTTTTTAGGAGGAGTTGAACTTTTAGGAGTGCTTGGTGGGGGAGAAGCTGCAGCAGCCGGATTATTCGGAGCCGGATCTGCAGGGGCTTCTTTCTTCGCAGAAGCAGAAGGCGTTTTTTCGTCCGGCTTCTTTTTGATAACCAGCTTCTTCTTCTTGCTTGCGTCAGCAGAAGCAGAGCCCTGGAGCTTTTCCTTGATTGATTTATTCTTTTCTTCCATATAATGTCCTGGTCAAGTACGCGATGTACTGAAAACGGGCGCTAAGCCCAACCCTCGTGAGAGATTAGCTCTCCTCCACCCACTCTACAGATTCCGCCAATATCCTAAGGATTTGTGCGGCTGTAGTCTGTCCTATGCCGGGGAGTTTTGCCAAGTCATCTTGGCTGATCTCGATCAATGTCTCGACGTTATTGATCCCTGCGCTCCTTAATAGGCCAATCAATCGGGCAGAAAGTCCAGGTAAGTCTTCTAGAGCAGTTGCTCCGTCGTCCTCTTCTTCTTCCGTACTAGCGACTGGAGGACTGAATAATTTATCCAATCTCTCTCTCGCTTCCGGAGAAGAGAACTCTTCGTTATACTGGGCTATGGTTTTGATATCGATCCTAAATCCGGTTAACTGTGACGCCAACTTTACATTGGAACCATTGATCCCGATTGCAAGAGATAATTGTTCTTCAGGAACGATTACCATTGCTTCTCTACCTACGGAGTCTGCCTTTACATCGTAAGGTTTTGCCGGAGAGATCGCGTTTGCGATAAACTCTGTCGGGTCCGAAGAGTATTGAACGATATCTATTCTTTCGTTTCCTAATTCCCGAACGATGGACTGGATACGAACCCCTTTCATACCAACGCAGGCGCCCACAGGATCAATATCCCCTCTGGTAGCATAAACCACGACTTTAGTACGAATGGAAGGTTGACGAGCCACGTTAACGATCTCTACGAGTCCATCGTAGATTTCCGGGATTTCCATTTCGAAAAGTTTACGAACAAAGTCCGCAGATGCTCTGGAAAGAGTGATCACTGGGATCGGCTCTCTTGGACGAAGTTCAACTTTTTGTATGATTGCTTTTAGGCGATCCCCGCTATGATATTTTTCTCCGGGGTTTTGCTCACGTTTAGGCATTACTCCCTCGACCTTACCAAGATCGATGGACATAGCGTCTTTTTTCCAACGTTGGAAATAACCGTGAGTTAGTTCGCCTTCTTTTGCTTTGTATTCCTGATACAGAAGTTCTTTTTCCATATCTCTCAAACGTTGGAATACCATTTGTTTTGCTTGAGATGAAATGATCCTGGAAAGCTCCATCGGCTTTTCTCTAAAATCCAGGACATCTCCCTCGGTTGCGTTAGGATAAACAGCCTTAGCGTCTTCTAAGGAAATTTCCAAACCGTTTGCAGGATTGGAATCCACAACTTTGCGGGATACTACAATGACTACATTCTCTCCGTCTCCGGAGGAGGCAAATTCTACCTTGATCGGACTTTCCTCTTCTTCGAGAGTTTCAATGCCCGACTTCTTTTTGTACGCGGTAATCAAAGAGTCACGAATGACTCCCATCACGGCTTCCCTGTCTAGGGACTTGTCGGCACAAAATTGTTGGATTGCTTCCAACAGATTGACTTCGACTTCTTTCTTTTTAACTGCCATAATCAAATACTTACGTACAAATTTCCTTTCAGTATATCCTTCAATTCCAGAATGACTTCCTTTTTTTTAAAACCTTTTGTCTTCCTCTTGGAAAACGGTTCTAAAAAGATCCTGTCTTCTTTCCTATCCAGAATCTTAAAGATTCCTTCTTTATCGCCCGACCCTTCTGACTTATAGACAAGACGGACCGGTATTCCACGGAATCTATCCAGATCCTCGGGAATCACCAGTTTTCTTTCCGCACCAGCGGAAGAAACCTTGAGAGTATAGTTCAGATCCGGTGAGATCTGCTCCAACTCTTCATTCAGTTTTCTGGAAACTTGCTCACATTCCAGAAGGCTGACGGAACCGTACGGGTGTTCGAGGTGATCCAACTCTACCTCGATCAGCGTATGGTTTGGCCTTTGGCTAACCATGAGTGCATACAGCTTGACGGGAGTGAGAAGGATTCGATCTAAGATCGTTTCGATAACTTCTTTACTGACTGTCAATGCCGGCCTTACAGAGAGTCTCTGAACCGCTTCGTTTTCCCTCAAAAAAGAGGAAAAAACAACCTACAAAATCAGATTATCTCCGAATTTTTTAGGTTTTCCCATACATTCAATGGGTGGTTCCCGATATTCATTCAAAATATTTTTGGCTAACCCTAGTGTAAAGTAAAAAATAAGCCCAGTTCCGAGCCTTCCTCTTGGTATAAACGAAATTGCTTGTTTTCATATACTAAAAAGAAGGATGGTAATGAAATGTCCCGGGCAAACCAAAAATAGGCTCGGGTTTTTATCAGAACCATGCAAAATTCTTTTACTTCCAGAAATTGGACCTTATCTGTCCGCAAATACCTTCCCTTTTTATTATCTTCTATCTTATTGATAGGAGCTTGTTCCAAATTCCGAGTGGATGATTATAATCCTTACCTCTACGGAAGAGTTAAATTAGGAAAAGATTTAAAAGAATTACAAGTAAGTATAGTCAATCGGGTTCCTACAAATGTTCCAAACCAAGTTGCAGTTGCTTCCGGAGTAATTTACGTTCCCGACTTCGAACAATCATTGATCAAAGCATTCAATTCAGACGGAGATCTGAAATTTGTAATCGGAAACTCCAAAGAAAAACAAGACAAAGTCAAAACTTATAATATTAAATTAGGAAGGATAGGGCTCGTTACCGTTTCAGACGGAGATGATATCTATGTTCAGTCCAGAATTTCTAAAGAAGATGCTAAGTCCGACAAAGTAGCAGAAAATATTTATACGAAAAAATCCGGAGAATTTCGCACAGAAGCAGAAGAAGCAGTTCCTTCTGTGATCTTAAAAATAAATGATTCTGGAAAACTTTCCCAAACGATCTATGCAGATGGCGTAGGAGGTTCGATTCCATTCGGTTATATAGAAAGAATGGAAGCGGGAAACAGCGATCTTCTTTTTGTTTTCCATAGACAGAACGGAGTGATGAGACTCAGCATTTTTGACGAGTCCGGAAAATTAAAACAAAAGGTAGAAGGTTCCGATTTCAAAGACTCTCTGAACCAGGGAGAAGCCTATACTTGGTATGTGGATTCCTTCATCTCCCATCCGGACGGAGAATATGTACTCGGCTCTTTTAGTTTTTATGAAACCAAATCGGGAAGATTCAAAAACAGAAAGATCTTAAAATACGAACTGAAAGACAAAAGAATTACTCCGATCAAAGAGATCCAAGATCCGTCTGAAACACTATACTGGGTCCTAAACAACGACAACTTCTTCATTTGGGAAACAGAAGTAGAAGAAGGAAATTCAATCCGACTACAAGTCCATGACGAGGACGGAAATCATGTAAATAATATCCGCCTCAACTACCCTCCACCTCGGGGATTATGGAGAGAAACCTGGATGGATACAAACGATGAAATCTATTCCATGAAGATCCGATCCGGTTATTTAGAGATCCATAAATGGAAATAAAATGAACCGAGAAAATTTCCAGGTTCTATTTAGCGAAGAAGAAGCAAAACTCCTAGATGAGCAAACTATCCGAGACAGAAAAATTTCGGGGACATTGCTCATGGGATTTGCAGCACTTTCGATTTTTAAGACCTGGGAAGACATTTTCCAATCCGCAAAAAAAGTAATAATACTCTGCGGTTCGGGAAATAACGGAGGAGATGGTTACGCTCTCGCCCAATTTTTAAGGGCAGAAGGTATACTAGTGGAGATCTATTCCAAAGAAGGAAACTTCTCCGAAGAAACAAAATATTATAAAAATCTAACAGAAGAACTGAAAATATCAAACTTTCCTTTAGAGAAATTCAAATCGGATCTTGTAAATTCAGGGGAAGTAATAATAGATTCTCTTTTAGGAACTGGATTTAAGGGACCATTATCAGGAGAAATTGCATATGCGGTGTCTGAGATCCGCTTAGCAAAAGAAAAACTAAAAAATTCTTTGCTGGTTCTGAGTATAGATGCGGTTTCAGGATATTCTCCAGACGAAAAAATCCCATTTACTACAGATATTCTGGCAGAAGTCGGATCTCCTAAGATCAAGAATATATTCTACCCCTTATCTAAAGATAGAAAATCATTCCATCCGATCGGATTTGTCCGACAAAAATTCCAAACTTCTAAATATCTTTTGCCAAGAGCAAACAAAGAAGAACTAATCTCTAAACTTTCCAGAGAAAAAGATTCACATAAATATAAAAACGGTTCCGCGGTATTTATAGGTGGATCAGAAGGAATGTCAGGTGCAATTTTATCTTCTGCACTTGCTTTCCAAGAATTAGGAGGAGGAATTTCCCAAATACTCACCCCTTCTGCCAATACTCTCATAAAGGTTCTCAAAAAAGACCCGTCCTTTATGATCTCACAGTTAGAAACTTCTAAAAAATCTACTGATTATCCATTTTTGAAAAAAGCAGGTGTAGTATGTGTTGGACCTGGACTTGCTCCTTCCGATCTTCCTTCTTTAACTTTTTCCAAAGAGACAACTTTGGTCTTTGATGCAGGCGCATTTAAGTATTTAGATGAAAAACATCTTGGCCCTCGCACTATACTCACTCCTCATTTAGGTGAATGGTCTTCCATCATCGACAAAAAGGTCCGAAGCCAATATTCCGCATTAGAACATGCTAATACATGGGCCAAGGAAAAGGGAACATAT
It encodes:
- the pnp gene encoding polyribonucleotide nucleotidyltransferase, producing MAKTINGQFGRDSITLETGDWAKQAHGSVVYKTGNLVLLATVCAADEPKEGQDFFPLTCEYSEKVYSVGRFPGGYFKREAKPYEHEVLNSRIIDRPIRPLFPEGYFCEVQLQVTVLSADNEISTAGHALNAASAALTISNIPFNGPIAGARVGRINGELVINPGNKEILNSDLDLVVAGTKTHIVMIEGEAKELSNAEMLEALKFAHQHIVKFVELQESWAKELAVVKKEVKLKIKDDTLLGEVRKYAFDKISSANKTADKASRNKEISNANKEVVEHFKETVSESEKIKDIKNFLHELEYEIVREQVLKEGVRFDGRKLDEIRNISVEMSPLPGVHGSAVFTRGQTQSLGTVTLGTASDNQRYETLEGQKEKNFMLHYNFPAFSVGEVRRSSGPGRREIGHGNLAERALKLVLPKPDDFPYVIRVVSEILESNGSSSMASVCSGSLALMAAGVPIKSAVSGIAMGLFSDESGRFAVLSDIAGLEDHFGDMDCKIAGTRKGITAFQMDLKVTGVAFNVLEAVFAQAEKARFHILDVMEKSISKAADSVSRTAPKIIVKYIPKDRIGELIGPGGKNIRGIIEASGADINIDDDGKVTIAGANQEQAEKAAGMVEGFFAEVEVGKIYEGKVKRITDFGAFVEILPGKEGLCHISKLDSKRVNSVKDVVKEGEIIRVRVLNVDKTGKIDLSRRDALEV
- the truB gene encoding tRNA pseudouridine(55) synthase TruB, giving the protein MNPSDLRENQQIRTEFGFLLLDKPIGMTSSDLVLKAKKTLGLKKVGHTGTLDKAASGLMVLPVGTSTSFSQVFLGKDKEYEADVQFGFSTDSGDREGLVVEDWETSKIQKWYQESLPKLEEVLSKVSSWEEQVAPEVSALKVQGQRRAKLFREGISVPPSIRKIKIFEFTAGDFCPEGFKLKTRVSGGTYIRKLVMDIAEEAGIPMCLKSLNRTKVGKLKLEQADTYEALLLGKAIIHPPEEILDIPSVEIPSTEVKDVFHGKKIKLDWIPAHDFLLTSPEGEILAYCRREGLPGSLSYKYLKVFSKI
- the infB gene encoding translation initiation factor IF-2 — protein: MEEKNKSIKEKLQGSASADASKKKKLVIKKKPDEKTPSASAKKEAPADPAPNNPAAAASPPPSTPKSSTPPKKEPLFPEPSTRQEPPVPRSAPPEHILGEGRPPFQREDNNIIVSRPSQRPTFPTQNREGGEGNYRGNRQDGNQGYQDREGGGGYRGGQGGQGGGYQGGQGGGGYRGGQGGQGGGYQGGQGGGGYRGGQGGQGGGYQGGQGGGGYRGGQGGQGGGYQGGQGGGGYRGGQGGQGGGGYRGGQGGQGGGGYRGGPGGGQGGGFRGGPGQGGGFRGGPGTGAPPPGLGPVEGGRGVPSGKKRNDKDRGGRPEGQEGSENSKFFRQSYRKQKVSGPTGVSVPKEITLLENVQVGELAKKMNLKPGDVIGKLMKMGMMVTINNIIDAETAALLADEYGCKVKVVSLYEETLIDEEKDSPEDYIHRPPVVTIMGHVDHGKTRLLDTIRKSSVIDTESGGITQHIGAYQVKTSRGEITFLDTPGHEAFTSMRARGAKVTDIVILVVAADDGVMPQTLEALSHAKDAKVPIIVAINKVDLPSANPDKIMQELANHGLQSEEWGGDTMYCKISAKENIGIDKLLESVLLQAEVLDLKANPKRRAKGTIVEAKLDPGRGAVATVLIQNGTLRVGDPFVAGVFSGRVRAMYDDYGHLIKEAGPAFPVQVTGLDGVPDAGAPFDSVEDEKEARNISQHRIEFERIGNAGAAGSKVTLENMNEFIKQGALKELKVIIKADVRGSAEAIKEALEKLSTSDVKLNVIQSGAGAIVDMDVMLASASNAIVIGFHVRANPKTIALAEKEGVQIKYYNIIYQVVDEIKMAMEGLLEPERIEEVIGTAEIREVFKVSKIGNIAGCMVTSGKITKASGIRVISDGVQVFDGKLKSLRRFKDEVNEVVNNFECGIQLENYNDFKTGDTIEAYTVTVVKRKLE
- the nusA gene encoding transcription termination factor NusA — protein: MAVKKKEVEVNLLEAIQQFCADKSLDREAVMGVIRDSLITAYKKKSGIETLEEEESPIKVEFASSGDGENVVIVVSRKVVDSNPANGLEISLEDAKAVYPNATEGDVLDFREKPMELSRIISSQAKQMVFQRLRDMEKELLYQEYKAKEGELTHGYFQRWKKDAMSIDLGKVEGVMPKREQNPGEKYHSGDRLKAIIQKVELRPREPIPVITLSRASADFVRKLFEMEIPEIYDGLVEIVNVARQPSIRTKVVVYATRGDIDPVGACVGMKGVRIQSIVRELGNERIDIVQYSSDPTEFIANAISPAKPYDVKADSVGREAMVIVPEEQLSLAIGINGSNVKLASQLTGFRIDIKTIAQYNEEFSSPEARERLDKLFSPPVASTEEEEDDGATALEDLPGLSARLIGLLRSAGINNVETLIEISQDDLAKLPGIGQTTAAQILRILAESVEWVEES
- a CDS encoding LIC_12708 family protein, with the protein product MQNSFTSRNWTLSVRKYLPFLLSSILLIGACSKFRVDDYNPYLYGRVKLGKDLKELQVSIVNRVPTNVPNQVAVASGVIYVPDFEQSLIKAFNSDGDLKFVIGNSKEKQDKVKTYNIKLGRIGLVTVSDGDDIYVQSRISKEDAKSDKVAENIYTKKSGEFRTEAEEAVPSVILKINDSGKLSQTIYADGVGGSIPFGYIERMEAGNSDLLFVFHRQNGVMRLSIFDESGKLKQKVEGSDFKDSLNQGEAYTWYVDSFISHPDGEYVLGSFSFYETKSGRFKNRKILKYELKDKRITPIKEIQDPSETLYWVLNNDNFFIWETEVEEGNSIRLQVHDEDGNHVNNIRLNYPPPRGLWRETWMDTNDEIYSMKIRSGYLEIHKWK
- a CDS encoding bifunctional ADP-dependent NAD(P)H-hydrate dehydratase/NAD(P)H-hydrate epimerase, with translation MNRENFQVLFSEEEAKLLDEQTIRDRKISGTLLMGFAALSIFKTWEDIFQSAKKVIILCGSGNNGGDGYALAQFLRAEGILVEIYSKEGNFSEETKYYKNLTEELKISNFPLEKFKSDLVNSGEVIIDSLLGTGFKGPLSGEIAYAVSEIRLAKEKLKNSLLVLSIDAVSGYSPDEKIPFTTDILAEVGSPKIKNIFYPLSKDRKSFHPIGFVRQKFQTSKYLLPRANKEELISKLSREKDSHKYKNGSAVFIGGSEGMSGAILSSALAFQELGGGISQILTPSANTLIKVLKKDPSFMISQLETSKKSTDYPFLKKAGVVCVGPGLAPSDLPSLTFSKETTLVFDAGAFKYLDEKHLGPRTILTPHLGEWSSIIDKKVRSQYSALEHANTWAKEKGTYLLLKGPVSILFTPEGNSYYWEFQEPKLAVMGTGDLLAGILTFFLSRGEDMIESVRLSQSVLLYCAELCKGYPTAGRIRKKIRTLIDF
- the rpsO gene encoding 30S ribosomal protein S15, whose protein sequence is MVTTEQKKQIISTFAKAQGDTGSTEVQVALLDAQIKDLNEHFKTHKKDFHSKTGLLKLVSKRKKLLEYLKRQNLDRYKKLIETLGLRK
- the rbfA gene encoding 30S ribosome-binding factor RbfA, whose translation is MNPIRKRKIEAETVRTVAMMILAGKVKDPRVHMVSVHRSELSDDSKNLKVYVTAIVTDKKKEKLLAGLNSASGKFAATLSTKLNLRITPRMSFVWDEEYIQGLDESLRLTRKPTNPD
- the rimP gene encoding ribosome maturation factor RimP — protein: MYALMVSQRPNHTLIEVELDHLEHPYGSVSLLECEQVSRKLNEELEQISPDLNYTLKVSSAGAERKLVIPEDLDRFRGIPVRLVYKSEGSGDKEGIFKILDRKEDRIFLEPFSKRKTKGFKKKEVILELKDILKGNLYVSI